In Pseudofrankia saprophytica, one genomic interval encodes:
- a CDS encoding sirohydrochlorin chelatase, giving the protein MRGLLVIGHGSRREEANATVRALATALAAEPTVDTATGTSPAWDAVEAAFLDVLRPDIADGYAALVTAGCTEIVAHPFFLFAGKHTARDIPDALAAAQARHPHTTWTVTEPLGLHPGVVATVRARIADRLP; this is encoded by the coding sequence ATGCGTGGGCTGCTGGTCATCGGGCACGGGTCGCGACGGGAAGAGGCCAACGCGACCGTGCGGGCCCTCGCGACGGCGCTGGCGGCCGAGCCGACGGTTGACACCGCAACCGGAACATCGCCGGCCTGGGACGCGGTGGAGGCGGCCTTCCTGGACGTGCTGCGGCCGGACATCGCCGACGGGTATGCCGCGCTGGTCACGGCCGGATGTACCGAGATCGTCGCGCATCCGTTCTTCCTGTTCGCGGGAAAGCACACCGCACGGGATATTCCGGACGCGCTGGCGGCGGCCCAGGCGAGGCATCCACACACCACCTGGACGGTGACCGAGCCGCTCGGCCTGCATCCCGGCGTCGTCGCGACGGTCCGGGCCCGCATCGCCGATCGCCTGCCCTAA